The sequence tatttatctatcaaatgaaataatgcTATAAGACGAAAGCACCGTAGGAGCGCttcatacatttttgcatcatgaatttatatacaagTGATTTTGCTATTcagctctttctctctctctcatatAAAGAGATCACCTACACGTAACACACAGGTCAAACATTCATTACATTTAATAAGGaacaaaacatatttaatttacaaaattagcaaatttttaagaaaaaatgcaatttaaattaaattaatacattatacatgTTAACATTTATATGTTTGTAAATACCGTAtcataatgaataatattgcTAGGCAATGATGAGTCACAATGAAATAGagtacatataaaaattatataaaatacggGAAGTTCCAGCTGGTATACGATTCGCAGTTTGTTacattatatgaaattaacattttaatttacagaaacttatataatatgaatGCGAACGGTATGAAccatatatttgaataaagttACCCTACTtctttatgattattatatatattctcttacaactataatagtaataataaaatattgctacAAGTAATGCACATTGAATTAAATACAcacaaataaatgtaaaaaattacacaTTATCTTGTAAACCATCCTTGAAAAGTCACTAATCTTTTTCTTAAACGTCCATTAGATTAGGATTACTCACTGTTCAATGTATACAAACCAAACTCAGTTTCCAATGCATCGATATGACAATGTCTTTTTTGAACACTTcacaatagtatataatttataaaaacgtCAAAATTTGATCCAGGTCTATGATTGACGAAAatacgattttaatattatatatgtatatatattatattacacttattaaaaatttaaatttcacaccCTTCAGGATCCAATAATTCGTCCCAATTAATACTTCTTTGAAATACTTCTTGTTGTAACCATAATTCATAATGTTGTTTAAATTCATCGCTTAATTCCATATTTATCCCGAGTACTGATGTAACAGAATTATCAACAGGTTCCATATCTTTATCCTTAGGAATATTAGTGTATCGTAGGTTATTGAATCGATCAACGCAAGAACGTAATACACACTCGTCTACTTGGAAATCCCAAGGTCGTGCTTCTAgatctaattaataaaaaataaaataaattatttatattttgcttttaaatatacaaattctatattaaaatgatattaaacattatCTAGAATACATTACCATTGCCATAAGCCCAATCATCATTCAAACGATGTCTAACTTTTGCATATATTGCACTGATTGTTTTCATATTAGTTTTTCGCCATTGTCGCCCTAAGTACCTAGTTTgcatttttagtaattttaagACATATAATTGCATCATTGCATGTCTGACTTTTAATGTACGTTTTAATATGGGTGCTGATTTAAAAACGACTAACatctataaatatagataaaattaaaacagtcatagtaaataaacaaatataacaattaaaaataatacacacCATAATTCTACTATGTTTCCATTTTGTAAGCTTATTAAgaatacgtaataaattaatgcacGAAAAGACGTTTCTCCATGAATATGGTAGATTATCCCCAGTTTCAAGATTATCTAGGGACACATCTGGTTGTTCTCCAATAACACACATAGGAAAATCCAAGATGGGAATACTGTGAAGAAAAGCGCACTTATTAAGTATACTTccattaataattgatttgCTTTTGTAAATGAAACTTACACATTTTTAGCCTCTATATAAGCTAGAATATtctgatttaaaaattttaaaacaagtGGTATGCAATTAGCAAATACTAGATGTTGTGACATGAATTCAAACTGATATATGTGATTtagtttaaaatgttttaacagAAGAAGCAGTATGGCAGATACTGCTTTAACAATGATTTCTTTATGTCTGCTTACATCAATACCGAGTTTCATCGACTGAAAAACAGTCATGCTGCAAGAAATAAagacattttatacattaaaaaatctttaaagtatatattttccaCATAGATCTATAAACTTACGGCATTTGTCCTGGCAAGACATCAGCCATAATATTGGTACTATCTGTCTTAGCTTTACTGGTGGGTGCAGCAGccaataaaatctttaatagTGCAATCATATATTGTGGTACAAATGGTAATATAGCATGATATACAATTTCTGTTGGTGTCTGACGAATTGGAAACCTTGGAGTGCTTATAGGATTTCTAAGCATTTGTTCCTCTTTTTGGATTTGGATTTCAGCTAAAGATGTATACATatgctaaaaatataaagatatacattttatttctccaaATTTATAAGTACAAAATGTATGATAATTTAACTTACTCTTTTAAGTGTATTAACACCTTCAAGTATTGGTTGTGGTAAACCTGCCAAACTTTGTCTGTCTCCTTCCAAGTTGTAACcaacaaattttaatcttgATGCTTCAAGAAATGTGTCGACATCCTTTTGTCTCACCTTTGGTGTCCATGGTAAAcctatgaaaaatatattactttgaataaataatgtcatatttttaaggaaatatctctttcattctttcaCTTCTTGAAActgaaatgtatttataaaaatattactttttccCTTAGTAAGTTGTGGGCTATCAGGTCTTATTGGAGGCTGATTGTTCTCATTTTGACAGTAAGTTCGTAACTGAGTCAAAACAGTTTGGTTCATAAATACATTAGTTTCTCCTTCACCTTCATTGTTTGTAGTATTGTTCCCCACTTCTGCACCTTCATATTCCATTCCCAAGCCTGGTTCATCCAATGAACTTTGTTTCATTAGAAACTGAAAGCATGAAttgtcaaataataatttattaaatagaaatttttaataatattttacacaaaaatataGCATACTCGTCGATAAGATCTATGATTCTTTTTTTGATTTTGTGTTTCAATCAAATCTGCTGCACTGACAGGAGGAGAACTAGGTCTCATAGTCTTTGCAACTTCTAAAGTATCTTCTTGTTGTGTATCAAGACCAACTTCTTCACGATACTGTTTTTTTAACTCCCTTAGTGTATCAATACCACCCAATGATACCAAGATCAATTTCCACAGCAATAAAAGAACctttttcattggaaaatgtGGAGCTGCTCCACTACAGAAGTATGTCACCATGCCAAGAAGTTTAACTATAAGCAACTCTTCGCCATAtggatttattaaatcttctttGAAAGATTCAAcattattcttataaatactatgttctaaatttttcatttcttccctCATCACctctgttataatatataaaacagaCAAAATTACTCTTAAATCAGTGGAATCATCAAGACTAACAGATATTTTCCTCATTGCAGATGCAGTTCTCCTACTATTCCtaagaatacaaaaatgtgagttataaaaaattactgaTACATAAAACTCTCTTATGAGAAAGAAGCAACATAcgtaatttcaatattaagaAGTTCAACAAATGCTGGGAAAATTCCAGCCTCATATAATAACATAACATTTGTTCTGGTCCATTCTCGTTGCTCTTCATCAGACTGCACTTCAGCCCAACAACCTTGAGCTAAATACAAGATGCACCTTGCTGCCTTCATTCTTAATTGTTTGTTAGAAACCTCTAACTGatctaataatttgtaaattacagATTTCTGTTGTGCCTCTGATAAATTTTGCCACCATGgtcttaatttatataattccatttGCTCTTCAAATGCCTAGGGATAAACACATCCGTGTTGTGTTAGTATTTCATGGAGTATTATGAGGACGTCTATACTCACTGTGAGGTTAACATGTAATTCAGACTGTTCTGAATAGCTGTACAATTCAGCAATTTCGTTGGCATGCTTATCCGCATCGTCATAAACAAAGTCCAAATCCGTAGATTTAGATGTCTcctaaacataaaaataaaaaaaaaaggacatgcaaaaatgttactatttaaatgttaacattctttttacttcaataaaatatcagtTATAAGTATTGTATGTAccattttatgtatattaatttcaacgattaTTATTCAGAAAAGGATATGAGACGTTATTCACGTATCGTTTGATTTGATAAACAGATTGTGATAATCCAGGCATTAAGTAGTATAGGCTTCTGTCAAAAAGGTTAGAGACAACTTGATCCACGCCGATAATTGTTACTTATTTTTGGCAGGATTTTCGCACTTAGTTGACAAAGCATTTACTCACTTCGGTACTCATAATTCGTTGCTGTAGAACTATTCGGGGAAGATCACGCTTCCCATTTCCATTCGCATCCATCGCTACGTCACGCATTTTCTAATAGTGATTAGAGATGCAGTATGTAATGCATCTCAGACTTAATTTatgaatcgatattttttctcgACTACTCGAATCATCCGCAAATATTTGATCGACAAGTTTTGTTATcgatttcttaataaaaaaaaatcgatgTACTATATTGCGTTCGATAATGTTTAATAGTTTCCGggtatattcaaaattttattgataggAACTGAAAATTGTTGCAATATTCCTATACTTTGTAAATCTCTGCAATGATCGTTGGCAACATTGAATATAAGATGATTGGTTCATAGGATCTTTTTAGAGATTTTCAcaagaatttctataaatattggTATGTCACAGCTTCCATTTTGAAAAGCGAAGCTACTCGAAAAGCACGTTAAACTGCTCTTCACATACTTTCCGAACAAACGCGTCTCCTTGTGCGTCATTTTGGTGACTttgtattttgaataaatgatattataaacGAGTACagtaaataattgtatttaaaaaatgcaggGAACaatcatagaaaatttaagcGGTAGAAAGCTTTCGGTACTTGTAATATTACTTGTTATCGCGCAAATAGTTTGTTTTCTAATAGGCGGGCTTATTGGTAAGTTAAGAAACGTCaaacatttttgttacaattGTTACAATTCTGACTATAGTTAAGTGCTAAGTTTgattttaaatgtattaaaaagataccagatcatatgtaaataaataattgtatatttactttttaaaatattattaaggataattatagaatttatttattctctgtaacaaaaattgtattgaatAAAAGTgatgaatttatttactaaTCATTCCAATTAATGAAATTGGTTACTATAAATGGctatttataaatctattaacttatatataatattttagctCCAACTCCAGCTAGTAGCCAGAATGTGCTTGGTACACCTTGCAAGGATATTCGTATAAATGGATCTGAACCAGGAGGAGGAAAATGGTTTTATTCAAGGGGAAAAGGATCATGTACTCCTGTTGATATGAATCGGTTTAGCTTTGACAGTCACCATCAAGCATATCAAGTTGTTTATACATTTCAGGTATGTGTTTGAAATTAAGTTATATCAAGAAATACaaatcatatttaaatatttattatttattttacagatGCCTGTACCTCGAAGTAGCATGCAACTTGATTATTCTAGATGGCAACAAAACTTAATAGGTGTTTTGCAAGTGGATATTGTTTATCACAGTCAGATAGAAATTGGTGAtctatcaaaaaatatatatctattggTAGATATCAGTTATGTatattaactgttatttcttgTAGCTCCTAGGACTAAGATAACATTGGATGCAAGACTTGCTTATAGGAACAAAGGAGATCCAGATGATGATTGGAAACCATATGCAGCCTCTGTGGTAGAAAGAATGCTAGATTGTAGTATTGatgatgtaaatatataaaatagcagttataatcatattaattaaagtagatatatatttattgatatagtTATTTTGCATAGGCAATGGAGCAGTACAATTACAACTGCAGTGTGGTACCATTGTTTGAACTTGGATCTCTATTCCATGATTATTATCTTCTAAATATTCGTCTTCCTGCTGATActgatagaaatattaatcagGGTTTGGGACATATAACTGATTTATGGTTCACAGTAAATATGTagcatttcaaatttaatttttacatatataaagtTTTGAAGTATTAagttagtatttttatatttcaggcTATCAATCAAAATGGTGGATTTACAAAAGTGTGGGTCAGTTTAAAAACTATTTACTTTCCAATCGTCTTGTGTGTTCTTACTTGGTACTGGAGACGAGTACATATGCTTTCCAGATCACCAGCTTTGTTGGAGTACTTACTTTTAGCATTGGGCATAGCTTTGTCATTTTTAAACAGTAAGTTGTAtagttttatttctgttatataAGAATTGgctatatatttatgtttgaaTGTAATTCTTTTAGTGCCTCTGGAATATTTAACACTTGCCTATGACATGCCATTTATGCTTTTATTGGGCGATATTAGACAGGGAGTGTTCTATGcaattcttttatctttttggcTTGTGTTTGCTGGAGAACATCTTATGGTATGTACatcaaatatatgaaaataatttgattttttacaTACTAATGAATTCTTTCTGTTTATGCATCATCTTCTATCACCTACAGATACAGGTAAGtctgttataatattttatatgattgtTTTGTCGTGAAAATgtgattttttattgttttttaattaggAAGGTGAACAAAGAAATTCTCTAAAATGTTACTGGCGTCATCTTTCTGCAGTAGGCATTGGATGTCTGTCATTGTTTGTATTTGATATGTGTGAACGTGGGGTACAATTACGAAATCCATTCTACTCAATTTGGGTTACAGATCTTGGAACTAAATTTGCTGTATCCTTTTGCACTAAAAATCTTCTTTCTGTGTTCGAACAGTTTGTATTCCTTGACATATACAATAAACAGTTATCTTTTATAATCTTAGCTGGGGTATCTGCTGGCGTGTACTTAATATTCTTGGCTTACATGATATGGAAAGTATTCATGAATATTAGTGCAAAACGAGCTGCATTACCTAGTATGAGTTCGGCACGACGTTTACACTATGAAGGCGTAATATATCGATTTAAATTTTTGATGATTGCTACGCTATTGTGTGCATCTTTAACGGTTGTTGGTTTTATTCTTGGCCaggtatttatttcaatattgtgtttgtaaatattgcgttaatattaacaatttaatgtgtgaaggagaaataaattagCGCAGTAAGGAATGATGTCATTATACTCATAATATAGGTCGCGGAAGGGCAGTGGAAATGGGATGAAGAATTACATTTGGAAATGACATCAGCATTTTTCACTGGTGTATACGGGATGtggaatatttacattatagcATTATTGTGTTTATATGCACCATCACATAAACAGTGGCCTATCGAACCATCCGGTAACTATATTTCCTGTATATGTTTCTATATctctttattaattatttattgtaccGTATTCTCAATTTGgtgtgaatttaattttctttcagaaaATAGTATTagcgaagaaattgaattttcacgTTTATCTACTGATCCTAATGAAACGTTGTCTTTGACAGCATTCGCACGAAAAGCAGCATTAGAATAAGTAGTAcacattttttataagaagTAGAACAGTGGTAACCGACCAGTCAACGCAATTTTGTACTTAAACTTAGcatggaaaattataaatatgaattaagGACTTCCGATATTTATAGAGAATGCAAGGACTGATAATACTCTGacaagtaattttttaatgccaaaattaattatttattatgaaaaatattttttaagcttTACTTTTTCTATGGTAcatttacttaatattttatatacttaacAAATATTACTTCTAAGCGAAATGAATAGCGAGCCATTTTATCTCTAGATTTTCTTCATGTCCGTCTTTGTACGTTATCAAACTAGAATAATACGTAGGTaccgttattttataaaacattccATCTTAAAcctaaatatctaaatatcttatattgAACAATTCACATTACCTATTTTcgttaacgataaataatctATTCCGTCGTTTCATAGAACATATCAATATTGGGCATTTATCCataattaacatttctaaACGTGCATTTTAATGGTAGCTATATGATAGTGAACATgggtatttcaatattatttattattatcatacaaAAAGGATTAGTCTACATTTGGCAGTATTAAGTTCCTTTCAatcaatatgtataatattatacaaatttcatacatatttttaccaaCTCCGATGCATTATTGCTATAATTATTAGAGTTTAAGACGTATGCATGCAACAAGGTAGACCTGAACAGAAAAAGGGTGcaataaatttgtaacaatttaGTAGAATGAATTTAGTGCATATTACTTATGTAGAGTACTTATATTTGAAGCAGCAGAACTagtattttctatatcttcaATGTATTGAATGAATTGTATTAATGAACaataatcgaaaaaattttgtatattattaattatcatatttcttaaataattttaagaacatgaaataactaaaatgtaacgtaatattttaacaaactcaaatttttgtatatttttattactgaaCTTTGGTATAGTATTTACTTCacacatttttcttttgtacattagacaaaattttatattcgtaatttttatacattttttaaataaatcaatttgttAGAATAACTTTATcgaattactaaatattatgataatacCATAtgcgatatatgtatatatgttatgTATATGTTAATATTCTCGTTGTAGATATGTCTtttgtttcaacgttattaAACGTCCAAGTAAAAGGCGAATTGTGCCACATTCGACTTGTCGAACCGTCCTCGCAATTTGTTTGTCTACAAGAATAATTGCTGTGTAATTGAACTATTTCctcataattttattcgcataCGCGctcatttaatttatcataatatGTGTGTGAAGGGTTAATTTCAAATgtcaaatttcttaaaatttaatagatattggattttatatcgttggttaaaaaaggtatttataggatatttataaatattttgtgtattgtttatatcttattattatttatataaatatcagaattctcataatgtatttaaattcaaattccaGATATATGTCATTGATGTATACTATTTCACAGTGTTACCAGGAACTAGtgatttttttatgtatttttaaaattaaacattaatcaattcatattcaaatttatccATAATCATCTTGtacttattttcatatacGATAATTTTATCACAAATGTTTTGCGTATCttaaaatcgtaaatatttcatgacGTAAGTGgttatatattgtatgtatattgtaatCGTCTTATTTACGGAATACaacattaatttaatgtttcatatatGTTTCGTAACAAAGTAAGTAATTCGCGTAGATAAAgcatctaataataaaatataaacaagtattggaatatgtatattctttgaaatttgagtatatttcttttgtaaaatattaccacatacatatatctattgGGTATGGAATTTGAATTTCGTAGTTTtctagaaaatgaaatagcaGGCAATATTAGGTAGTTTATATGGAATTCGGTCTAATTCTAGTAATATTGGTTGACCGAAAGAACCAGCGGTGATTCGTTGGATCATAGCAGGGATTTTGTATTGTGCGCGCGCATTCACTGGCACAACGTGAGACAGAGGTAGCAGCAAGGAAGAGAGCAGTGCAGAAACGGAATCAGATGCAGTGAAGTCTGTGAGTTGACAGTGGGGTGCACGAGAACAGGCGTTCAGTAGTGGTGGAGGCGGAGGAGGTTTAGGGGAAAGAATTGTTTTCTGTGTGCGCGAGAAACGTGTCGACAAGTAACGAGTCTCTGAAAACGGGTCGTCGTTTGTGATGGTGAAATGATTCTCTAGCCCGAGGTTTTTGACTTGGTCCGGACGGACAAAAGAGGAAGACCTTTTGTATATCGCTGCTGTTCAAGAGACCGTACGTTTGTTCATCCGTAGAAAACATCATTAAACGCTGACGTCGCGGAATTCGTCCCGTGTCGTTTTCCTTCGTGGCGAGCGTCCGAACATCCAACGACTGACTTAGCGACCATCAAGCGCGCGtgtctttgtttttttttctcggtGCTGAATAACTGTACGAGGAAAACAGAGAGAGTGTGTTATATCACAGTGGTGAAAAGACCGATACGTTTCGTGGGTTTCTGCTGTGGTAAATAATCCGTAGCAGTCAGAGGCCCTTCCTAAACGACAATCGAGCTCAGCTGATTCAAGGACTTGCTGTTGAAGGGCTCTGCTGCGTTAATAGACGATAAATATGTCGTCCCCCAGCGCTGGAAAACGACGTATGGACACGGACGTTCTCAAATTGTATCCTTGAAATTCACTTTTATTTCTCCTACTTGCTATTTGTAtctctgtcttcttttttcttctccttcttctcaTCCCcacttctttctctctttgtctctctcACCCTTCTCCTCCCTCACCACTCTGTTCGTATCCCTTCCCATTTTCTTgttctcgttctttctttctctttcgctctATCGCACGTGCTTGCAATCGAGTGCAAGAGAGGCCTGCACATGGGTTTGCGAATGCAAGACCTACGCAGTATGCATGTGCATGTTACCGCGGGATCGGTTGTTTATCATGTATGATCGGTTTATAGGTCGACGAGAAATAACGCAGTGCAATGTCAATGGTGTTTCACGAGACGATGAGGGATATTTAATTCCTCGTTTTGTCGATGACGGGACACAGCTGTTTTTAACCAGCTGACTCTACGTCTCTGTGCTACGTGTGTGCGCAGCTTTATCTTATTCGTTTATTAACGCACGGCGAGTGTATGCTATACGGTCGTGGGTTTTAAAGgttagatttcatttttttttcttcagttCTTTGTTTCATCTTAGCCTTTCCATTTTGTCTTGTATCGCAGATTTCACTAACGAAGTTTTTAATATCGAGACCGGTTGATTCGAATGGACTCGTAtgtgaaatatcttttatatttatacatacattggcaaccgtaaatatttcaagttgcGCGTCAAAGAATggcacacatacacacacacacatatatatatatatatgtgagCGTTGGTTTGACATAGAATGAAGCGCAACTAACGATAATTGAGACGTCATCAACGTGTTTCAACCTCAACCGAGTAGTTCATGGGAATGACGCGATGTGTCAAATTTTACACCgataataatacgtaaaaacgATAAACAATATGAATGAGGAGtaagaggagaagaaagggcaataaaaataatatagttaCAACAATGTCGCGATTTGTTCTTTTCATACAATGATATCTTCGATAAATCGCGTGACAATAGTGACTAATAATTCCTTAACCCTCCACGGTAAACATTTGAGTTAGGTGGAAAGAACAAAGGTAATATACACTTTTCgtatttaaagataaaaagatcaattgttttaatatcacGTACACCTCCTAACGACTATCCTAAcgttgttttaatattatcaatgtcATGgaattcgttattttcaacTTTCGTTTAATCCTCGATGTAACGAGCTAATATTGACACAAAAAATTCAGAATTATAAAGACAAAAGAACGAATTACAAATATACCTGTACATGTTTGTATCTGACCTCGATTCgtaagaaattgatttttgcGTAACGTAACGTCGCGTCTCGCTTATCATTGCTGTGCAGACGTTCATGTACGAATGCTAGTCAGTTTTTCTAGaacgtctctttctctctctctctctctctaccgAGTTCTTTAGTGCCTCGTAACATCGATCAGTCTTTGTTGAAGCTTACATTAAATTTGCAAGCGTTTCGGTGAGTAAAGTGAATTGGACGTGTTCGTTCCTTCCTCCTTCGATAGAGATCCCCCGTGTgagttttcaaatttctcaaaagCCTTTCTCTCGATTCGTTTACGCGTACTAACGTTGGTAATAGTCCTTTTTTGGAAAGGCATCATCTGCCTTTGTGCAAACatgtttcttataaatttcgtTGGCGTTTATATATCTTCGCCGTTTACTTACGTATTCTTTGTTGTTTTAGGGAAAcgacaaaatttgtatatatttttgtttgcggggtaaatttttcatttagcaCATTTTTCacttatatttgtaatattttcatctttgcctatattttgatattaaaaatttcctttttatattttctttcaaccataaaaagatatttaagaaCAATTAAATCGAAAGTATTCcggtattttttataaaaaataaaaatagcagaAAGTTATACggttgtttattttaaaagaaaaggattGTTTGTTTGCGTAATAatgaaaacataaaaagattCCAAGCGAAGCTAAAAGAAATCGATGCAGGTCTGCTTCAACGGGAACTTTAAATTCTCGCATTTCAAATTTAACTGAATTTATACGGCGATTCGATCAGATAAATAAAgttagataaatatttccattttaataacGGTGAAAGCGGACTGTATGCATTATAGAATCCGTATTAATAGCGACTTCGTGATAAATAAGCCGACAATCTGACTCGTTATTTTTTTTCACCCGGATTCGATTCAATCAAAACATATTCTCCAAAGGAGACGTTCACATCGAAATAGATTGAAAGCCGAATTGACTGTTATCTCGTGAAACGGAAATGTGGGAGGAACCGGATGCGTATCGCGTACAAATCCCTCACTCTCTATTTTAagttctttctcttcctctatACTTAAGCCTCACCTATTTTATAAACActtgtattttctaaatttttcctTATCTCGTCTTTAGACACAGGATTTGCCTACTACAATTTTGCTACATTAAGTTctgatatatttctttctccgaTACATCTTTTTTGagaaatcttttatttgcattatttgAAATCTGGTAAATTAATTCCTGAttatgttcctttttttttcttttaatttgcataaattcgAATTGGTTTTTAATAAACTGTctttctatttgaaaaatcagCAGTTACTGGTAAAAC comes from Bombus pyrosoma isolate SC7728 linkage group LG2, ASM1482585v1, whole genome shotgun sequence and encodes:
- the LOC122571994 gene encoding striatin-interacting protein 1; translated protein: MRDVAMDANGNGKRDLPRIVLQQRIMSTEETSKSTDLDFVYDDADKHANEIAELYSYSEQSELHVNLTAFEEQMELYKLRPWWQNLSEAQQKSVIYKLLDQLEVSNKQLRMKAARCILYLAQGCWAEVQSDEEQREWTRTNVMLLYEAGIFPAFVELLNIEITNSRRTASAMRKISVSLDDSTDLRVILSVLYIITEVMREEMKNLEHSIYKNNVESFKEDLINPYGEELLIVKLLGMVTYFCSGAAPHFPMKKVLLLLWKLILVSLGGIDTLRELKKQYREEVGLDTQQEDTLEVAKTMRPSSPPVSAADLIETQNQKKNHRSYRRFLMKQSSLDEPGLGMEYEGAEVGNNTTNNEGEGETNVFMNQTVLTQLRTYCQNENNQPPIRPDSPQLTKGKSLPWTPKVRQKDVDTFLEASRLKFVGYNLEGDRQSLAGLPQPILEGVNTLKRHMYTSLAEIQIQKEEQMLRNPISTPRFPIRQTPTEIVYHAILPFVPQYMIALLKILLAAAPTSKAKTDSTNIMADVLPGQMPMTVFQSMKLGIDVSRHKEIIVKAVSAILLLLLKHFKLNHIYQFEFMSQHLVFANCIPLVLKFLNQNILAYIEAKNVIPILDFPMCVIGEQPDVSLDNLETGDNLPYSWRNVFSCINLLRILNKLTKWKHSRIMMLVVFKSAPILKRTLKVRHAMMQLYVLKLLKMQTRYLGRQWRKTNMKTISAIYAKVRHRLNDDWAYGNDLEARPWDFQVDECVLRSCVDRFNNLRYTNIPKDKDMEPVDNSVTSVLGINMELSDEFKQHYELWLQQEVFQRSINWDELLDPEGPGSNFDVFINYILL
- the LOC122572037 gene encoding protein wntless; this encodes MQGTIIENLSGRKLSVLVILLVIAQIVCFLIGGLIAPTPASSQNVLGTPCKDIRINGSEPGGGKWFYSRGKGSCTPVDMNRFSFDSHHQAYQVVYTFQMPVPRSSMQLDYSRWQQNLIGVLQVDIVYHSQIEIAPRTKITLDARLAYRNKGDPDDDWKPYAASVVERMLDCSIDDAMEQYNYNCSVVPLFELGSLFHDYYLLNIRLPADTDRNINQGLGHITDLWFTAINQNGGFTKVWVSLKTIYFPIVLCVLTWYWRRVHMLSRSPALLEYLLLALGIALSFLNMPLEYLTLAYDMPFMLLLGDIRQGVFYAILLSFWLVFAGEHLMIQEGEQRNSLKCYWRHLSAVGIGCLSLFVFDMCERGVQLRNPFYSIWVTDLGTKFALSFIILAGVSAGVYLIFLAYMIWKVFMNISAKRAALPSMSSARRLHYEGVIYRFKFLMIATLLCASLTVVGFILGQVAEGQWKWDEELHLEMTSAFFTGVYGMWNIYIIALLCLYAPSHKQWPIEPSENSISEEIEFSRLSTDPNETLSLTAFARKAALE